Proteins found in one Neodiprion lecontei isolate iyNeoLeco1 chromosome 6, iyNeoLeco1.1, whole genome shotgun sequence genomic segment:
- the LOC107224631 gene encoding teneurin-m isoform X1 gives MEIPGIPEMIPKLDGNPTTNGSFSDVEVDKGNASSSGDVETIYTPGIDYPASINLNGNDESRLDFDKPPEQNSSENVEDEVDKSSLDSKHIDSSNGSLFSDNDNVGFVNMSLFHTDAKANDEVLPLALPLVVTRIDSDAHSSEEEEEEEEEEEEEEEEGAQQGPSAEIEAIEPPSKKVNRKTDERINATISQNDEAIFKGSNETSAGLEKAKSSGVIKETRELSREDSSSEFVTSGISPGITTVPEKSEELQRDYPVFSYGQDEVKIIKLDQEKVGVTVKSKIARVPDQEIKSASNLATNEVRIQEEEKNNPEVPEIKRKESLQVVNAGSEQFGDNTGNLNGDEDDSENSVQHEPTKLSQRSDTVNNNCDSSLHEKHETTKSSNANSVASNSNSIPEHPLTHQVHVVEVPRSAESQRQSRRVLVNVTISTDDFEGTADSNKASRPLYMLSVSVPTDGQTNNFPGINISPMQLSGQQAMSSVVENSRADETTTLIPPPPQPPTSPPPSWGGECECSCPCMESDEKDKFSDGITSFENALFNDSENDNFGSFYEDTDSFTSSEDYSQNINNSFHINGSKGLSDVEESTTESSLSSISDLNLTQSTTESWLSSTSDLNFSESTTYSSEEMTTQGFWCTGTTPLPPEPTILILEGARTFPARSFPPDGTTFAQVALGQRLSKEIPPYSYWNMQFYQSEAAYVRFDYNIPRGASIGVYARRNALPTHTQYDLLEVLSGFKARTSRASHVSVIQPSIKKEATHYMEPGHWFLSLYNDDGDPQEVAFIAIVAEDMTHNCPNGCSGKGECLLGHCQCNPGFGGEDCSDSVCPVLCSQRGEYINGECQCNPGWKGKECSLRHDECEVPDCNGHGHCTNGKCNCVRGYKGKFCEEVDCPHPTCSGHGFCAEGTCICKKGWKGADCSQMDKEALQCLPDCTGHGNFDLETQTCLCEPMWSGDDCSKELCDLDCGPHGHCVDNACDCVPGWSGELCNMKQCDPRCNEHGQCKNGTCLCVTGWNGRHCTMEGCPSSCSGHGQCRVNGEAQWECRCYDGWDGTDCSVLLEQNCSDSRDNDKDGLVDCEDPECCANHHCRDSQLCVSAPKPIDILLRKQPPAITASFFERMKFLIDEGSLQNYARQETFNESVFWNHFNTSRSAVVRGHVVTALGTGLMGVRVSTSTPLEGFTLTRDDGWFDLLVNGGGAVTLQFGRSPFKAQSHIVFVPWNEVIIIDKIVMTTTDEKHISHIPHACAAHDYDLMKPVVLATWKHGFQGACPDRSAILAESQVIQESLQIPGTGLNLVYHSSRAAGYLSTIQLQLTPETIPPSLNLIHLRITIEGILFEKTFEADPVIKFTYAWNRLNVYRQRVYGVTTAMVKVGYEYIDCKDVIWDVQTTKLSGHDMSISEVGGWNLDIHHRYNFHEGILQKGDGANIYLKHKPRVILTSMGDGHQRPLDCFDCDGQASKQRLLAPVALATAPDGSIFVGDFNLVRKILVDGTVKTVVRLNATRVSYRYHVALSPLDGVLYISDPESHQIIRVRDTNDYSDPEHNWETVVGSGERCLPGDEAHCGDGALARDAKLAYPKGVAVSADNVLYFADGTNIRMVDRDGIITTVIGNHMHKSHWKPIPCEGTLNVEEVHLRWPTELAINPLDNSLHMIDDHMVLQLAPDGRVKVVAGRPLHCASPSTTFDTELATHATLVMPQSIAFAPSGDLYIAESDSQRINRVRVIGTDGKISPYAGAESKCNCLERGCDCFEADHYLASSSKFNTISAVAVSPDGIVHIGDQANYRIRSVMASIPDASGAREYEIYSPDTQEIYVFNRFGQHIATKNILTGETNYLFSYNVNTSNGKLSTVTDAAGNKVFLLRDYSSQVNSIENTKGQKCRLRMSRMKMLHELSTPDNYNVTFDYHGPTGLLKTKLDSTGRSYVYNYDEFGRLTSAVTPTGKVISLAFDLSVKGATVKVGQNNRKPVSMLIKGSSVVTKVGEAEQRTIVLGDGGVGQVTPWLHTVSTDTVPYSILAEIEPLLGESYPVPAKQRTEIAGDLANRFEWRYFLRRVQGNKNRGNTKAVAQVGRKLRINGENLLSLEYDRESNTVAVFMDDRVELLNVTYDRTARPVKWGPRNGIFAGVDLEYDRFSRLTSWTWGDISETYGFDRAGRLYEIKYSDGTAMIYAFKDMFSSLPLKVTTPRGSDYLLQYDEAGALQSLTTPRGHIHAFSLQTSLGFYKYQYYSPMNRHPYEILYNDDGQILAKVYPHQSGKVAYVYDHTGKLETTLAGLSSIHYTYQEATSLVRSIDVNEPNFEMRLEYKYHAGIVKDEKIKFGSKSGMDNAHYRFQYDGNARISGLEVDINGKELPQLRIKYNQNLGLLEGVSDLRIHRNTFNRSVMQDTSKQFFTITDYDDHGRIKTVLMNIRALDVFRMELEYDNRNRIKSRKFSIGRESMMDKITYNADGHVLEVADTDNNWQYSYDENGNIIGVTEQNEKITLGYDSGDRVVQYGDVEFNSYDGRGFVVRRGEHKYRYNSRGQLIHAFEHDKFQIWYFYDDRGRLVAWNDDRGNITQYFYANPRTPDLITHVHFPKSSKTFRFLYDARDFLITVETSEQRFYVASDQNGSPLALFDTNGNLIKEMGRTPFGKIIKDTNPDFYLPIDFHGGLLDPNTRLVYLNKRLYDPAVGQWMTPAWEQMANELTTPTDIFIYRFRNNDPINSKQNVEYMTDLASWLMLYGYDISAMLGSEYTKGMVYQPSATITSPQLTPEFGVMSGLQCIVNRVHQKFSDLGFVPKPLLKLEPKTRNLLPRVAHRRAVFGEGVLVSRVGGRALVSVVDGVNSVVQDVVTSVFNSSFFLPLHFSVHDQDVFYFVKDNALKIRDDMEELRRLGGMFNVSTHETTEHGAGTWKELRLHNPDAAVVIKYGADPEQERHRILKHAHKRAVERAWEIEKQLVANGFQGRGDWTEEEKEELINHGDVDGYEGVDIHSVHRYPQLADDPGNVAFTRDTKRKRRRSGNKRNRIHRHDS, from the exons ATGGAAATTCCTGGGATACCCGAAATGATACCGAAACTCGATGGGAATCCGACAACAAATGGTTCATTCTCGGACGTGGAAGTTGATAAAGGCAACGCTAGCAGCAGCGGTGATGTGGAGACGATCTATACGCCCGGTATTGATTATCCGGCATCTATTAACCTTAACGGGAACGACGAGTCGAGGTTGGATTTTGATAAGCCGCCAGAACAAAACAGTAGCGAAAATGTAGAAGATGAAGTAGATAAATCTAGTTTGGACAGTAAGCATATAGATTCAAGTAATGGTAGTTTATTCTCCGATAATGATAACGTCGGGTTTGTCAATATGTCGTTATTCCACACTGACGCTAAAGCAAACGATGAAGTTTTACCACTGGCATTACCTTTAGTAGTAACTCGGATAGATAGCGATGCTCATAGctcagaagaagaagaagaagaagaagaagaagaagaagaagaagaagaagaaggcgCACAGCAAGGGCCTTCCGCTGAAATTGAAGCGATAGAACCGCCGAGTAAAAAAGTTAATCGAAAAACTGATGAACGGATAAATGCGACAATTAGTCAAAATGACGAGGCGATTTTCAAAGGGTCAAACGAAACGTCAGCCGGTTTGGAAAAAGCGAAGTCTTCCGGGGTTATAAAAGAAACGAGAGAATTGTCCCGCGAAGATTCCTCGTCGGAGTTTGTTACCAGTGGAATTTCACCCGGCATTACAACCGTGCCGGAGAAATCAGAGGAGCTACAGCGGGATTATCCAGTATTTAGTTATGGCCAGGACGAAGTAAAGATAATAAAACTAGACCAGGAGAAGGTCGGGGTGACTGTGAAATCCAAGATAGCCCGCGTACCAGACCAGGAAATAAAATCCGCCTCAAACTTGGCAACTAACGAAGTAAGAATtcaggaggaggagaagaataATCCCGAGGTTCCAGAAATTAAACGCAAGGAGAGTCTGCAGGTTGTGAATGCTGGAAGTGAGCAGTTTGGAGATAATACGGGTAATTTGAATGGCGATGAGGACGATAGTGAGAACAGCGTTCAACACGAGCCGACGAAGCTTAGTCAGAGGTCGGACACAGTTAACAATAACTGCGATAGCTCGTTGCATGAAAAGCATGAAACTACGAAATCATCTAACGCAAACTCTGTCGCATCTAACTCAAACAGCATTCCTGAACATCCATTAACGCATCAAGTACACGTCGTAGAGGTGCCCAGAAGCGCTGAATCGCAGCGACAATCGCGACGAGTacttgtaaacgtgacaattTCGACGGACGATTTTGAGGGAACCGCTGATTCGAATAAAGCTTCGCGCCCGTTGTACATGTTGTCCGTATCCGTACCAACCGATGGCCAAACTAACAATTTTCCCGGAATTAACATCAGCCCAATGCAATTGTCGGGGCAACAGGCAATGTCGAGCGTTGTGGAAAACTCGCGTGCCGATGAAACTACCACCCTAATTCCACCTCCGCCCCAACCCCCGACATCACCACCTCCGAGTTGGGGTGGGGAATGCGAATGCTCGTGTCCTTGCATGGAATCTGATGAGAAGGACAAATTTTCAGACGGAATTACCTCTTTCGAAAATGCTTTATTTAACGACTCTGAGAATGACAACTTCGGTTCTTTCTACGAGGACACTGACTCATTTACCAGCTCCGAAGATTACTCCCagaatattaataattcatttcatatAAATGGTTCGAAAGGTCTGTCAGACGTTGAGGAGTCGACGACAGAGTCTTCATTAAGTAGTATTTCGGATTTGAACCTCACTCAGTCAACGACAGAATCTTGGTTAAGTAGTACTTCGGATTTGAACTTCAGCGAGTCGACTACATACTCCTCGGAGGAGATGACTACTCAAGGTTTTTGGTGCACTGGGACAACTCCACTTCCCCCAGAGCCCACTATACTGATTCTCGAAG GTGCAAGAACGTTTCCAGCTCGATCCTTTCCACCTGACGGCACCACCTTTGCTCAAGTTGCGCTCGGACAACGTCTGAGCAAAGAAATACCACCGTACAGTTACTGGAACATGCAGTTTTACCAATCGGAGGCGGCCTACGTCCGTTTCGACTACAACATACCCCGAGGAGCGAGCATCGGAGTTTACGCGAGGCGAAACGCTCTTCCGACTCACACGCAATACGATCTGTTGGAAGTCCTGAGTGGTTTCAAGGCTCGCACATCTCGGGCGTCACATGTTAGTGTCATT CAACCGTCGATCAAGAAAGAAGCTACGCACTACATGGAACCGGGTCACTGGTTTTTGTCGCTCTACAACGACGACGGTGACCCGCAAGAAGTCGCCTTCATAGCCATCGTTGCCGAAGACATGACGCACAACTGTCCGAACGGATGCAGCGGAAAGGGTGAATGTCTGCTCGGGCATTGCCAGTGCAACCCTGGCTTCGGCGGCGAGGATTGCAGCGACAGCGTTTGTCCGGTACTGTGCAGTCAACGGGGAGAGTACATCAACGGAGAGTGTCAATGCAACCCCGGTTGGAAGGGCAAGGAGTGTTCTCTGCGGCATGACGAATGCGAAGTTCCGGATTGCAACGGTCACGGTCACTGTACCAACGGAAAGTGCAACTGCGTTCGTGGTTATAAAGGAAAGTTCTGCGAGGAGGTCGACTGCCCACATCCAACGTGTTCGGGTCACGGATTCTGCGCCGAAGGAACTTGCATTTGTAAGAAGGGATGGAAGGGCGCCGACTGCAGTCAAATGGACAAGGAGGCTCTCCAATGTCTGCCGGATTGCACTGGTCACGGGAACTTTGATCTGGAGACGCAAACATGTTTGTGCGAACCAATGTGGTCCGGTGACGATTGTTCGAAAG AACTTTGCGACCTGGACTGCGGACCTCACGGTCATTGCGTGGACAACGCGTGCGACTGCGTGCCCGGCTGGTCTGGCGAGCTTTGCAACATGAAACAATGTGATCCTCGTTGCAACGAACACGGCCAATGCAAGAATGGTACTTGCCTATGTGTAACCGGATGGAATGGAAGGCATTGCACAATGGAAGGGTGTCCAAGCTCGTGTTCCGGACATGGACAGTGCAGGGTGAACGGTGAGGCTCAGTGGGAATGCCGATGCTACGACGGTTGGGATGGAACGGACTGCAGCGTTCTGTTGGAACAGAACTGTAGCGACAGCCGCGATAATGACAAAG ATGGCCTTGTGGATTGTGAAGACCCGGAATGTTGCGCCAACCATCATTGCCGCGATAGCCAGCTGTGCGTCTCTGCACCAAAACCGATCGACATCCTCCTTCGAAAGCAGCCTCCAGCGATAACTGCCTCGTTCTTTGAGAGGATGAAATTCCTGATCGACGAGGGCAGTCTGCAAAACTACGCGCGTCAGGAGACCTTCAACGAAAG TGTGTTCTGGAATCACTTCAACACAAG CCGTTCTGCTGTGGTTCGCGGTCACGTCGTTACTGCCCTTGGTACCGGCCTCATGGGTGTCAGGGTGAGCACCAGCACTCCACTCGAAGGCTTCACCCTGACACGAGACGATGGATGGTTCGATTTGCTCGTCAACGGCGGTGGAGCTGTTACTCTACAGTTTGGAAGGTCACCTTTCAAAGCGCAAAGCCATATCGTGTTCGTTCCGTGGAACGAG GTGATCATCATTGATAAAATTGTGATGACTACAACCGATGAAAAGCATATTTCGCACATTCCTCACGCCTGCGCCGCACATGATTACGACCTGATGAAACCGGTCGTTCTTGCAACGTGGAAACATGGTTTCCAAGGTGCCTGTCCAGACCGTAGTGCGATTCTTGCCGAGTCCCAGGTCATTCAAGAAAGTCTCCAAATACCCGGTACCGGTTTGAATCTTGTCTACCACAGTTCAAGGGCTGCCGGATATCTGTCAACAATCCAGCTGCAGCTTACCCCTGAAACAATTCCACCATCCCTCAATCTAATTCACTTGAGAATCACCATTGAGGgtattttgtttgaaaaaacattCGAGGCTGATCCGGTGATAAAATTCACATACGCTTGGAACCGTTTGAACGTCTATCGCCAGCGAGTTTACGGAGTCACAACGGCCATGGTCAAAGTCGGATACGAATATATAGACTGCAAGGACGTGATCTGGGATGTGCAGACGACTAAACTGAGTGGTCACGACATGTCAATATCGGAAGTCGGAGGATGGAACTTGGACATTCATCACAGATACAACTTCCACGAAGGAATACTACAGAAAGGCGACGGCGCGAACATTTATCTGAAGCACAAACCTAGGGTTATTTTAACCTCGATGGGCGACGGGCATCAACGACCATTGGACTGCTTTGACTGCGACGGACAAGCATCGAAACAACGATTGCTAGCTCCAGTCGCTCTTGCGACAGCTCCGGATGGCTCGATTTTCGTCGGTGACTTCAATCTTGTCAGAAAAATTCTTGTCGACGGCACTGTCAAGACCGTAGTTCGACTTAA CGCAACGAGGGTCTCGTACCGTTACCACGTAGCCCTGAGTCCATTGGACGGAGTTCTCTATATTTCCGATCCAGAATCTCACCAGATAATTCGCGTCCGTGACACAAATGACTATTCAGACCCAGAGCACAACTGGGAAACGGTCGTTGGCTCCGGAGAACGCTGTCTTCCCGGAGACGAGGCACACTGTGGAGATGGAGCACTGGCTAGAGACGCAAAGCTGGCCTATCCAAAAGGCGTAGCAGTGTCAGCTGACAACGTTCTGTACTTTGCCGATGGTACGAACATACGAATGGTGGATAGGGACGGCATCATAACAACGGTCATTGGAAATCACATGCACAAGTCCCACTGGAAGCCAATACCTTGTGAAGGAACGCTGAATGTCGAAGAGGTGCACCTTAGGTGGCCCACTGAACTGGCGATAAATCCTCTTGACAATTCTCTACACATGATCGACGATCACATGGTTCTCCAGCTCGCACCCGACGGTCGCGTGAAGGTCGTGGCCGGCCGTCCACTTCATTGTGCATCGCCGTCCACCACCTTCGATACGGAATTGGCCACCCATGCGACGCTGGTGATGCCGCAGAGTATAGCGTTTGCTCCTTCCGGCGATTTGTACATCGCCGAAAGTGACTCTCAGCGGATAAATCGGGTTCGAGTTATCGGAACTGACGGCAAGATTTCACCCTACGCCGGGGCAGAATCGAAGTGCAACTGCCTCGAACGCGGCTGCGACTGTTTCGAAGCTGATCACTACCTGGCATCCAGTTCAAAGTTCAACACTATCTCTGCTGTTGCCGTTTCTCCCGATGGTATCGTGCACATCGGCGACCAAGCAAATTATAGAATTCGATCTGTCATGGCGAGCATACCGGATGCCAGTGGAGCCAGGGAGTACGAAATATACTCACCTGACACGCAAGAGATCTATGTATTCAACAGATTCGGTCAGCACATTGCCACCAAGAATATTCTTACCGGAGAAACGAACTATCTATTTTCCTACAACGTAAATACGAGCAACGGAAAATTGAGCACCGTCACGGATGCTGCCGGAAACAAAGTGTTCCTCCTGCGCGATTATTCAAGTCAGGTTAATTCGATCGAGAACACTAAGGGCCAAAAATGTAGGCTGAGAATGTCAAGAATGAAGATGCTCCACGAGCTCAGCACTCCTGATAATTACAACGTCACTTTCGACTATCACGGACCGACCGGCTTGCTGAAAACTAAGCTTGACAGTACCGGGAGAAGCTACGTCTATAATTACGACGAATTCGGAAGATTAACGAGCGCCGTAACGCCAACTGGAAAAGTTATCAGTCTGGCATTTGACCTGAGTGTCAAGGGTGCGACTGTCAAGGTTGGCCAGAATAATAGAAAGCCTGTTTCCATGCTCATCAAGGGCTCGTCGGTAGTTACGAAAGTTGGAGAGGCTGAACAGCGGACCATTGTTCTCGGAGACGGTGGCGTGGGTCAAGTAACCCCTTGGTTACATACAGTGAGCACCGACACCGTTCCCTACTCAATACTGGCCGAAATTGAACCATTGCTCGGCGAAAGCTATCCAGTGCCAGCTAAACAAAGAACAGAGATAGCCGGTGACTTGGCGAATAGATTCGAGTGGAGATACTTCTTGAGAAGAGTGCAGGGCAACAAAAACCGTGGAAACACGAAAGCGGTGGCTCAAGTTGGGCGAAAGCTTCGAATAAACGGAGAGAATCTCCTCTCTCTGGAATACGACAGAGAGTCGAACACCGTTGCTGTCTTCATGGACGATCGTGTAGAGCTCCTTAACGTCACCTACGACAGAACGGCAAGGCCCGTGAAATGGGGACCGAGAAATGGAATTTTCGCCGGTGTAGATTTGGAGTACGACAGGTTCAGCAGATTGACCAGTTGGACGTGGGGTGACATCAGCGAAACTTACGGCTTTGACAGAGCCGGAAGATTgtacgaaataaaatacagtGACGGTACCGCGATGATCTACGCTTTCAAAGACATGTTCAGCAGCCTGCCCCTCAAAGTCACAACGCCACGAGGCAGCGATTATCTTCTCCAATATGACGAGGCCGGAGCTCTTCAGTCGCTAACCACACCCAGAGGACACATTCATGCCTTCTCTCTCCAGACTTCGCTCGGCTTCTACAAGTACCAGTACTATTCACCGATGAACAGACATCCGTACGAGATTCTCTACAACGACGATGGCCAAATATTGGCGAAAGTTTATCCTCATCAGAGTGGGAAGGTTGCCTACGTTTACGATCACACGGGCAAACTGGAAACTACGTTGGCAG GATTGTCTTCTATCCATTACACCTACCAAGAAGCCACGAGCCTCGTGCGAAGCATCGATGTAAACGAACCGAACTTCGAAATGCGTCTAGAGTACAAGTATCACGCGGGAATAGTGAaggatgagaaaattaaattcggCAGCAAAAGCGGAATGGACAACGCACACTACCGCTTCCAGTATGATGGTAACGCCCGAATTTCGGGTCTCGAGGTGGACATAAATGGAAAGGAGTTGCCGCAGCTGCGAATAAAATACAATCAAAATCTTGGTCTACTGGAGGGAGTGAGTGACCTCAGAATTCACAGGAACACGTTCAACAGATCAGTGATGCAGGACACGAGCAAACAGTTCTTCACGATAACCGACTACGACGATCATGGCCGGATAAAGACAGTGCTGATGAACATAAGAGCGTTGGATGTCTTCAGAATGGAACTGGAATACGACAATCGGAATCGTATAAAGTCGAGAAAGTTCAGCATCGGTAGAGAGTCGATGATGGACAAGATAACGTACAACGCCGACGGACACGTTCTGGAAGTCGCTGACACAGACAACAACTGGCAGTACAGCTACGACGAGAATGGAAACATTATTGGAGTTACCGAGCAAAACGAGAAGATCACGCTTGGATACGACAGCGGGGATCGGGTCGTTCAGTACGGAGACGTCGAGTTCAACTCCTACGACGGTCGAGGTTTCGTTGTGAGACGGGGGGAGCACAAGTACAGGTACAACTCGAGAGGACAGCTGATCCACGCATTCGAACACGACAAATTCCAGATATGGTACTTCTACGACGACCGCGGAAGGCTGGTGGCGTGGAACGACGACAGAGGAAACATCACCCAGTACTTCTACGCTAATCCAAGAACACCAGACCTCATAACTCACGTGCATTTCCCGAAGTCATCCAAGACTTTTAGATTCTTATACGACGCTCGAGACTTTTTGATAACGGTTGAAACCTCGGAACAAAGGTTCTACGTAGCTTCCGACCAGAACGGCTCGCCACTGGCGCTATTCGACACGAACGGGAACCTCATCAAAGAAATGGGACGAACTCCATTCGGCAAAATTATCAAGGACACTAACCCCGATTTCTATCTTCCGATCGACTTCCACGGTGGTTTGTTGGACCCCAACACGCGACTGGTGTATCTGAACAAACGTCTCTACGATCCAGCGGTGGGTCAGTGGATGACCCCGGCCTGGGAGCAAATGGCCAATGAACTGACGACTCCGACCGACATATTCATCTACAGATTCCGTAACAACGATCCGATAAACAGTAAACAGAACGTGGAATACATGACTGACTTGGCGAGCTGGCTGATGCTGTACGGCTACGACATCTCCGCCATGCTCGGTTCGGAGTACACCAAGGGTATGGTCTACCAGCCCAGTGCCACTATCACTTCTCCCCAGCTCACGCCAGAGTTCGGGGTCATGTCGGGACTGCAGTGCATCGTCAATAGGGTTCACCAGAAATTCTCTGACCTCGGTTTCGTGCCAAAGCCACTTCTGAAGCTCGAACCAAAAACGAGAAACCTTCTCCCGAGAGTGGCGCACAGAAGAGCTGTCTTCGGCGAAGGTGTTCTGGTGTCCAGGGTCGGAGGTCGAGCCCTGGTCAGCGTTGTGGACGGCGTAAACAGCGTCGTTCAGGACGTGGTGACCTCGGTATTTAACAGTTCGTTCTTCCTCCCGTTGCACTTCAGTGTCCACGATCAGGACGTGTTCTACTTCGTTAAGGACAACGCGTTGAAGATAAGGGACGACATGGAGGAGCTCCGCCGTCTCGGTGGAATGTTCAACGTTTCTACCCACGAAACAACCGAGCACGGGGCCGGGACGTGGAAGGAGCTCAGGCTCCACAATCCGGACGCTGCAGTCGTCATTAAATACGGTGCAGACCCCGAGCAGGAGAGACACAGGATATTGAAGCACGCCCATAAAAGGGCGGTAGAGAGAGCTTGGGAAATAGAGAAACAGTTGGTCGCCAATGGTTTTCAGGGACGGGGCGACTGGACCGAAGAAGAGAAGGAAGAGCTGATAAACCACGGTGACGTTGACGGTTACGAGGGCGTGGATATTCACAGTGTACATAGGTATCCGCAGCTCGCCGACGATCCGGGGAACGTCGCGTTCACCAGAGACACTAAACGTAAGAGGAGACGGAGTGGCAATAAACGGAACAGAATTCACAGGCACGATTCgtga